A genomic segment from Pangasianodon hypophthalmus isolate fPanHyp1 chromosome 25, fPanHyp1.pri, whole genome shotgun sequence encodes:
- the LOC113523960 gene encoding cytochrome b-c1 complex subunit Rieske, mitochondrial has translation MMSVAARAGPLSPYLQATSFAVTGPLKALVPGLVLKSDKVLLDPKRPFLCRESLSGQSPRTGPAVSASLNVSAGVRFAHTDVRVPDFSDYRRPEVMDPKKSSQESSDARRTFSYLITGSTAVVGVYAAKTAVTQFVSSMSASADVLALSQIEIKLSDIPEGKNMTFKWRGKPLFVRHRTEKEIATEAEVDLSQLRDPEHDLDRVQKPSWVIVIGVCTHLGCVPIANAGDFGGYYCPCHGSHYDASGRIRKGPAPLNLEVPYYEFPDEDTVVVG, from the exons ATGATGTCGGTCGCTGCGCGCGCGGGGCCGTTATCGCCCTACTTACAGGCCACGAGCTTCGCCGTTACCGGGCCGCTGAAGGCTCTCGTGCCCGGACTGGTGCTGAAAAGTGATAAAGTTCTGCTGGACCCGAAGAGACCGTTCCTCTGCCGCGAGTCTCTGAGCGGACAGAGCCCCAGGACAGGGCCCGCTGTGTCCGCCAGCCTGAACG tgagtgCCGGCGTGCGTTTCGCTCACACGGACGTCAGGGTCCCGGATTTCTCCGATTATCGCCGTCCTGAAGTGATGGACCCGAAGAAGTCGTCTCAGGAGAGCAGTGATGCGAGGAGAACGTTCTCCTACCTGATCACGGGTTCCACGGCGGTGGTGGGGGTCTATGCCGCCAAAACGGCCGTCACGCAGTTCGTGTCCTCCATGAGCGCCTCGGCCGACGTcctggccctgtcccaaatcgAGATCAAGCTGTCGGACATCCCCGAGGGCAAGAACATGACGTTTAAGTGGAGAGGGAAGCCGCTGTTTGTGCGTCACCGCACCGAGAAAGAGATCGCCACCGAGGCCGAAGTGGACCTGTCTCAGCTGCGTGACCCTGAGCACGACCTAGACCGCGTCCAGAAACCCTCGTGGGTCATCGTCATCGGAGTGTGCACTCACCTGGGCTGTGTTCCAATCGCCAACGCAGGTGACTTCGGAGGCTACTACTGCCCGTGTCACGGCTCGCACTACGACGCCTCGGGCCGCATCCGCAAAGGTCCGGCTCCGCTCAACCTGGAGGTTCCGTATTACGAGTTTCCTGATGAAGACACGGTGGTGGTGGGATAA